One region of Leucoraja erinacea ecotype New England chromosome 10, Leri_hhj_1, whole genome shotgun sequence genomic DNA includes:
- the si:dkey-86e18.1 gene encoding uncharacterized protein si:dkey-86e18.1, translating into MARNEEKQLGKLNRLWLQKEKDEGRIREIHQNRPKLSALNSAIDVKKWIPSIKSEIEYYLQQSQLSHYSERKIQEFDNHIGELQKEYRCYLWKLRHLDPSHKEHPWKPRAYTRKRPATINQQDAPLCLWFKSQGSECGKLSPSGNKSGSGSKNFTPTQQWIIDKWGFINSHIILEERRQSTKKFDKKKPLPCLSSEEEFDPLEGSSGSTPSNSQQHSKRSKTTASSTVGSTPTATEVEEEEGSQQELIKTLMQQATEAREARQAMTQPQTPHEKAVDTFLGFLKTELLKIPENLWFNYSVSAMTMAHKFSQSTQQQMGRPQMGPPQQMPLMGPPHQQAHQPPSLMAPSQMPPPVMPCSPMATSPMGRSPSSTGQQQQYSQKQQRQPPSTPSPQPSSTPSQQPHTLPCSLQDLVASLHSQLHSLTTPALTHPDLHQ; encoded by the exons TCTGCTTTGAATTCAGCCATTGACGTGAAGAAATGGATTCCAAGTATCAAGTCTGAGATTGAGTACTACCTGCAG CAATCGCAACTATCCCATTACTCCGAACGGAAGATCCAGGAATTCGATAACCACATAGGAGAGCTTCAGAAGGAGTATCGATGTTACTTGTGGAAACTGCGTCATTTAGATCCTTCCCACAAGGAGCATCCATGGAAACCCCGCGCATACACCCGCAAAAGACCAGCAACCATCAACCAACAAG aTGCCCCACTCTGTCTGTGGTTCAAAAGCCAGGGATCAGAATGTGGGAAGCTGTCTCCGAGTGGGAACAAGTCAGGGTCTGGTAGCAAAAACTTTACCCCGACGCAACAGTGGATCATTGACAAATGGGGCTTTATCAATTCGCATATAATACTAGAGGAGAGGAGACAGAGCACCAAGAAG TTTGACAAGAAGAAGCCACTGCCCTGTCTGTCCAGTGAAGAGGAGTTTGACCCACTTGAGGGAAGCTCTGGATCCACCCCCTCCAACAGTCAGCAGCACAGCAAGAGGAGCAAGACCACTGCCAGCTCCACTGTAGGCTCCACCCCAACAGCAACTGAggtagaggaggaagagggaagtCAGCAGGAGCTGATCAAGACG CTCATGCAACAGGCAACAGAGGCCAGAGAGGCCAGACAGGCCATGACACAGCCCCAGACACCACACGAGAAGGCTGTTGACACCTTCCTGGGGTTCTTAAAGACTGAGCTGCTCAAGATACCAGAGAACCTGTGGTTCAACTATTCTGTGTCTGCCATGACGATGGCCCATAAATTCTCCCAGTCG ACTCAGCAACAGATGGGAAGGCCACAGATGGGACCACCACAACAGATGCCACTGATGGGACCACCACATCAGCAGGCTCACCAG CCACCATCACTGATGGCACCATCACAGATGCCACCACCAGTAATGCCATGCTCACCAATGGCCACCTCACCCATGGGAAGGTCACCCAGTTCCACAGGACAGCAGCAGCAGTACTCACAGAAACAGCAGCGGCAGCCTCCATCAACACCATCACCGCAGCCTTCATCAACACCATCACAGCAGCCACATACACTGCCTTGCAGCCTGCAAGATCTAGTAGCTTCTCTGCACTCTCAGCTGCATTCACTAACTACCCCAGCCTTGACACATCCAGACCTGCACCAGTGA